A window of the Thermoleophilia bacterium SCSIO 60948 genome harbors these coding sequences:
- a CDS encoding co-chaperone GroES: MRNHLRPIFDRVTIKELEPDRVRRSGLVVPEGTREPPPQHGIVLAVGPGLDWWEGAGVRMPVNPGDHVVFPASAGNWVEVDEERLLVCRVGELLGVLEEAQPPLDSRVAPE, from the coding sequence ATGCGAAACCACCTGCGACCGATATTCGACCGCGTCACGATCAAGGAGCTCGAGCCCGACAGGGTTCGGCGTTCCGGTCTCGTCGTGCCGGAGGGCACGCGCGAGCCGCCGCCGCAGCACGGGATCGTCCTCGCCGTCGGGCCCGGTCTCGACTGGTGGGAGGGCGCGGGCGTTCGGATGCCGGTCAACCCCGGCGATCACGTCGTCTTCCCGGCGAGCGCCGGCAACTGGGTCGAGGTCGACGAGGAACGGCTTCTCGTCTGCCGCGTCGGCGAGCTGCTCGGAGTGCTCGAGGAGGCACAGCCGCCTCTAGACTCCCGCGTCGCGCCGGAGTAG